In Zea mays cultivar B73 chromosome 7, Zm-B73-REFERENCE-NAM-5.0, whole genome shotgun sequence, the following proteins share a genomic window:
- the LOC103632055 gene encoding uncharacterized protein isoform X1, with protein sequence MHTSIERHFDGIQMINICKRSYITHQDILLYLIFFIELQESAFRVIADNYVTDHCVCLAVGIFELGMSPTSARQCTRSPSDAGVRTTRSGGAPMRPPQSPSTASARCTAPTTVQESM encoded by the exons ATGCATACATCAATAG AACGACATTTCGACGGTATTCAAATGATTAACATTTGTAAAAGGTCCTACATCACACATCAAG ATATACTCCTCTATTTGATTTTTTTCATTGAACTTCAAGAGAGTGCCTTTAGAGTGATTGCAGATAACTATGTCACGGATCATTGTGTTTGCCTTGCTGTTGGGATATTTGAG TTGGGTATGAGCCCTACTTCGGCAAGACAGTGTACCCGGAGCCCAAGCGATGCCGGCGTACGGACGACAAGAAGTGGCGGTGCTCCAATGAGGCCGCCCCAGTCTCCAAGTACTGCGAGCGCCAGATGCACCGCGCCCACAACCGTTCAAGAAAGCATGTGA
- the LOC103632055 gene encoding growth-regulating factor 4-like isoform X2, which translates to MHTSIERHFDGIQMINICKRSYITHQVGYEPYFGKTVYPEPKRCRRTDDKKWRCSNEAAPVSKYCERQMHRAHNRSRKHVKK; encoded by the exons ATGCATACATCAATAG AACGACATTTCGACGGTATTCAAATGATTAACATTTGTAAAAGGTCCTACATCACACATCAAG TTGGGTATGAGCCCTACTTCGGCAAGACAGTGTACCCGGAGCCCAAGCGATGCCGGCGTACGGACGACAAGAAGTGGCGGTGCTCCAATGAGGCCGCCCCAGTCTCCAAGTACTGCGAGCGCCAGATGCACCGCGCCCACAACCGTTCAAGAAAGCATGTGAAGAAGTGA